Proteins encoded by one window of Gambusia affinis linkage group LG17, SWU_Gaff_1.0, whole genome shotgun sequence:
- the nrg1 gene encoding pro-neuregulin-1, membrane-bound isoform isoform X2, whose product MTEGMEDYSAGPAPSPETASPTGPPPDSGPVPEEKPEETEAAGESGDEGVKGITEEGRGDGEHDGALGIVPLPATCCVCIEMEQINRCLHSEKICILPILACLLSLALCTAGLKWVFVDKIFEYEPLTHLDPKPIGQDPIIISVNPTLGITVSIPHSAPSTVSLTTTIAITPGHPEVFGKEKSTVGPFVPQSPQVTYPSVTLKYNAERSTLPKQNSNQQTTQDLEKLFQTISTTSTSTPTKTSSHIMRCSDRQKNYCVNGGECFTLEIMPGSTKFLCRCPSEFTGDRCQNYVMASFYKAEELYQKRILTITGICIALLVVGIMCVVAYCKTNKQRKKLRERLRQSQKKKRKNNSNPAVGSCTESSAAGRPSAAVPLQDLKIVNPCNGSMRQLVTEETETTFPTSKYATANQPTTLTNISSQRFASPMRSLSQLSPDPKTALSTPVSPPSEMSAPLSSLALSVPSVALSPSVEEECPLLLSKKSQQQLSSRLNDQKRSFSHYNHGLVAHSLPPSPALAAKNVAYGVTGDCGTDAASYSFLELPEKLMNRNCSTKSAACHVLHFTESSDSMLFSETDEPRGGDAPLRTADSSTALWDVESSRTNPASPSPVLLVKPYNPIAV is encoded by the exons ATGACTGAGGGAATGGAGGACTACTCTGCAGGACCGGCTCCATCTCCTGAAACGGCCTCCCCCACTGGCCCGCCTCCTGATAGTGGGCCAGTCCCAGAGGAGAAACCAGAGGAGACTGAGGCAGCTGGTGAGAGTGGGGATGAGGGTGTAAAGGGAATTACAGAGGAAGGCCGAGGTGATGGGGAGCATGACGGTGCTTTGGGAATTGTGCCTTTGCCTGCGACCTGCTGTGTGTGCATAGAGATGGAACAGATTAACCGTTGCCTCCACTCTGAAAAAATCTGCATTCTGCCCATCCTGGCCTGCCTTCTTAGTTTAGCTCTTTGCACTGCTGGACTTAAATGGGTCTTTGTGGATAAGATCTTTGAATATGAACCGCTCACCCACTTAGATCCTAAACCCATTGGCCAGGATCCCATCATTATATCGGTTAACCCCACGCTTGGAATCACCGTCTCTATTCCTCATTCTGCTCCCTCCACTGTCTCCCTGACCACTACCATCGCCATTACACCTGGACACCCAGAAGTTTTTGGGAAAGAGAAATCTACAGTCGGGCCATTTGTGCCTCAGTCTCCACAAGTGACATATCCTTCTGTGACCCTGAAGTACAATGCTGAACGTTCTACTCTTCCAAAGCAAAACTCCAACCAACAGACAACCCAGGACTTAGAAAAACTCTTTCAAACTATAT CTACCACCAGCACCTCCACTCCAACCAAGACTTCCAGCCACATCATGCGTTGCAGTGACAGGCAGAAGAACTACTGTGTTAATGGAGGAGAATGCTTCACACTTGAAATTATGCCTGGCAGTACAAAGTTTCTATGCAG GTGTCCAAGTGAATTTACTGGTGATCGCTGCCAAAACTATGTAATGGCCAGCTTTTACA AAGCCGAGGAGCTGTATCAAAAGCGCATTTTAACAATAACAGGGATCTGCATAGCACTCCTAGTTGTTGGAATCATGTGCGTGGTTGCCTACtgcaaaacaaa CAAGCAAAGGAAGAAACTACGTGAACGCCTGAGACAGagccagaagaagaagagaaagaacaaCTCAAATCCCGCTGTTGGCTCCTGTACGGAAAGCTCTGCGGCAGGACGTCCCAGTGCTGCTGTGCCTTTGCAGGATTTGAAGATTGTCAAC CCATGTAATGGTTCCATGAGGCAGCTTGTAAcagaggagacagaaacaactttTCCCACAAGCAAATATGCGACTGCTAATCAGCCCACCACACTCACCAACATCTCCAGCCAAAg aTTTGCCTCTCCCATGAGAAGCCTGTCCCAGCTGTCTCCGGACCCAAAGACAGCTCTGAGCACTCCTGTGTCTCCTCCATCAGAGATGTCTGCTCCATTGTCCAGCCTGGCCCTTTCTGTCCCCTCAGTGGCTCTAAGTCCCTCTGTTGAGGAGGAGTGCCCACTGCTGCTGTCAAagaagagccagcagcagctgtccTCAAGACTGAACGATCAGAAGAGAAGCTTCTCCCACTATAATCACGGCCTGGTAGCACACAGCTTACCTCCCAGCCCAGCCCTTGCTGCAAAGAATGTTGCGTACGGAGTCACGGGGGACTGTGGGACAGACGCTGCCAGCTACAGCTTTTTAGAATTACCAGAAAAACTAATGAATCGGAACTGCAGCACCAAAAGTGCTGCATGTCATGTACTGCATTTCACAGAGTCCAGTGACAGCATGCTATTCAGTGAAACAGACGAGCCTCGTGGAGGAGACGCGCCCCTCCGTACTGCAGACAGCAGCACAGCCCTTTGGGACGTGGAGAGCAGCAGGACTAACCCAGCATCACCAAGCCCTGTCCTGCTGGTTAAACCTTACAATCCCATTGCTGTGTAA
- the mfhas1 gene encoding malignant fibrous histiocytoma-amplified sequence 1 homolog, with protein sequence MKTLNENNEEEEEKEKEGSGCNAMEETENNLKTARLWRDAALRSRKLRSNLRQLTLCSKNNQIILPDDISDIEVLNLGNNSLQELPDGLQSTLNNLRILILRRNRFSAVPRVVLELGQLVELDMSHNCVRSLPDGVGQLRGLKKLCISHNKLQNLPAQIGALQTLEELDISFNDLHDFPRSFTSLCKLRTLDADHNKLNQFPAEILALGELEELDLSGNKFQALPADILRLKSTKILWLSSLHMSSLPDTFCHLHNLESLMLDGNNLTVLPSSFAQLQRLKMINLSSNEFTEFPQTVLSITGLEELYLSRNKLTNIPEGIAQLVKLVNLWLDNNNITHLPDSIVELEKLEELVLQGNQIAILPDHFGKLSRVNIWKVKDNPLIQPPYEVCMKGIPYIAVYQKELAQSQLAVKPWLKLVLMGTKNAGKTKLRQSLVPTEQDVRGTQGNKGIEVTNWVADSDRHLMFLVYDLSGNLNYDLIKPFFLSPGALYVLVVNLKAYSPKNFYAHIGYFLHLLCAKVPHAVVCLVGTHADLCGEMEVEEKTLDIHRQIGLQERSDIQCLRSLVQQVDLALEQGYKVRTSSPHVLFYGVSDKNLRRKKAQLQYMLNQRLQILSPVLSISCTETQKNIQRLREKLMSVADHREIFPNLHRVLPKSWQMLEELHFKSKDLWLSWWSSARLGLQAGLTEDRLQSALSYLHESGKLLYFEDSVTLKEYVFHNLPRFIAILNVFFQRDKSTLLDRLLSEGERGDKGRVSLVIEDEKGENLRVTHLQQHLEGFLHDGLLPSNVIRLLLRPHIETQQDLHLIMELLEKMGVCYCINKPRTKPLNGATVWYKFPSYVSSEEARLEDSVGGNSLNLSPLFSVEQLYIQYSFPFLFPPGLFARFSVQINNHVVQRSDGRHQIFAYRGKVPVVISHQPSKGKLFMETLSIASHASLPNIWTAWQAVTPLVEELNMLLQEWPGLHYNVHIICSKCLKRGSSNPHAFPGELLSQPRPDGLTEIICPKNGSERVDVALVYPPTPTATSPK encoded by the coding sequence ATGAAAACTCTCAATGAAAAcaacgaggaggaggaggagaaggagaaggagggatCTGGGTGTAACGCCATGGAGGAAACGGAGAACAATCTGAAAACGGCCAGGTTGTGGAGGGATGCCGCCCTCCGCTCCAGGAAGCTGCGGAGCAACCTCCGCCAGCTGACCCTCTGCtccaaaaacaaccagatcATCCTGCCCGACGATATATCCGACATAGAGGTGCTCAACCTGGGAAACAACTCCCTCCAGGAGCTGCCGGACGGACTGCAGTCCACCCTCAACAACCTGCGCATCCTCATCCTCCGCAGGAACAGGTTCTCCGCTGTGCCCAGGGTGGTGCTTGAGCTGGGGCAGTTGGTAGAGCTTGACATGAGTCACAACTGTGTGAGAAGCCTGCCTGATGGTGTGGGGCAGCTGAGAGGACTGAAGAAGCTCTGCATCAGTCACAACAAACTCCAGAACCTTCCAGCTCAGATTGGAGCACTTCAGACTCTGGAGGAACTTGACATCAGTTTTAACGACCTGCACGATTTCCCCAGGTCCTTCACCAGCCTTTGCAAACTGCGAACTCTAGATGCAGATCACAACAAGCTGAACCAGTTCCCTGCTGAGATCTTGGCCCTgggggagctggaggagcttgACCTCTCTGGGAACAAGTTTCAGGCTTTGCCAGCTGACATTTTGAGACTGAAGTCCACCAAGATCCTGTGGCTCAGCAGTCTGCACATGTCCTCCTTACCTGACACTTTCTGTCACCTGCACAACTTGGAGAGCCTGATGCTGGATGGAAACAACCTCACAGTGCTGCCTTCATCCTTTGCTCAGCTGCAAagactaaaaatgataaatttgtCCTCTAACGAGTTTACTGAATTTCCACAGACTGTTTTAAGCATTACGGGATTAGAGGAACTGTACCTGAGCAGGAATAAACTAACTAATATTCCAGAGGGAATTGCTCAGCTGGTGAAGCTGGTAAATCTTTGGCtggacaacaacaacatcacTCATCTACCTGATTCCATTGTGGAGCTGGAGAAGTTGGAGGAACTTGTTTTACAGGGTAACCAAATAGCCATTCTTCCAGATCATTTTGGCAAGCTGTCCAGGGTTAACATTTGGAAGGTGAAAGATAACCCTCTCATCCAGCCTCCATATGAGGTGTGCATGAAGGGAATCCCATACATTGCTGTCTACCAGAAGGAACTCGCACAGTCTCAGCTTGCTGTGAAGCCATGGCTCAAACTGGTTCTGATGGGGACAAAAAATGCTGGGAAGACCAAACTGAGACAGAGCTTGGTACCAACTGAGCAGGACGTCAGAGGAACCCAGGGAAATAAAGGAATAGAAGTCACTAATTGGGTGGCAGACTCTGATCGCCATCTAATGTTCTTAGTGTACGACTTGTCAGGGAACCTAAACTATGACCTCATCAAacccttttttctctcccccgGTGCTCTCTATGTTCTCGTTGTCAATCTTAAAGCTTACTCGCCCAAGAACTTTTATGCCCACATCGGGTATTTCCTTCACCTGCTGTGCGCTAAAGTCCCCCATGCTGTTGTGTGCTTGGTGGGGACACATGCAGACCTGTGTGGAGagatggaggtggaggagaaaaCTCTGGACATACACAGACAGATAGGCCTCCAGGAGAGGAGCGACATCCAATGTCTAAGAAGCCTGGTCCAGCAGGTAGACCTCGCTCTGGAGCAAGGCTACAAGGTCCGCACCTCCAGCCCACACGTTCTCTTCTATGGTGTCAGTGACAAGAACCTGAGGCGCAAGAAAGCTCAATTGCAGTACATGCTTAATCAGCGATTGCAGATCCTGTCCCCGGTCCTGAGCATTAGCTGCACAGAGACCCAGAAGAACATCCAGCGGCTGAGGGAGAAACTCATGTCGGTTGCAGACCACAGGGAGATTTTCCCCAACCTTCACCGCGTGCTGCCGAAGTCCTGGCAGATGTTGGAGGAGTTgcactttaaatccaaagatCTGTGGCTGTCATGGTGGAGCTCAGCCCGTCTGGGCCTCCAGGCGGGACTCACAGAGGACCGACTGCAGAGCGCCTTGTCCTACCTGCATGAGAGTGGGAAGCTGCTCTACTTTGAGGACAGCGTCACACTGAAGGAGTATGTTTTCCACAATCTTCCACGTTTTATTGCAATTCTTAATGTCTTCTTTCAGAGGGACAAGTCCACTCTATTGGACCGGCTGCTGTCTGAAGGGGAGAGGGGTGACAAGGGGAGAGTGAGTCTAGTTATTGAGGATGAGAAGGGAGAGAACCTCAGAGTCACTCATCTTCAGCAGCACCTGGAGGGCTTCCTCCATGATGGCCTCCTGCCCTCCAATGTCATCCGCCTGCTCCTCAGACCACACATTGAGACACAGCAGGACCTCCACCTCATTATGGAGCTGCTAGAGAAGATGGGTGTCTGCTACTGCATCAACAAACCTCGTACCAAGCCCTTGAATGGAGCCACAGTGTGGTACAAGTTTCCCAGCTATGTCAGTAGTGAAGAGGCTCGGTTAGAAGACTCAGTGGGAGGAAACTCTCTGAATCTTAGCCCCTTGTTCTCAGTGGAGCAGCTCTATATCCAGTACAGCTTCcctttcctgtttcctcctggaCTTTTTGCACGCTTCAGTGTGCAGATCAACAACCATGTGGTCCAGCGGTCAGATGGCAGGCATCAGATATTTGCCTATCGGGGGAAGGTCCCAGTGGTGATCAGCCACCAGCCCTCTAAGGGGAAGCTGTTCATGGAGACTTTGTCCATCGCTAGCCACGCCTCACTGCCTAACATCTGGACTGCCTGGCAGGCTGTCACTCCGCTGGTGGAGGAGCTGAACATGCTGCTGCAGGAGTGGCCTGGCCTGCATTATAATGTACATATTATCTGTTCCAAGTGCCTCAAGAGAGGGTCGTCCAACCCGCATGCCTTCCCGG
- the nrg1 gene encoding pro-neuregulin-1, membrane-bound isoform isoform X1: protein MTEGMEDYSAGPAPSPETASPTGPPPDSGPVPEEKPEETEAAGESGDEGVKGITEEGRGDGEHDGALGIVPLPATCCVCIEMEQINRCLHSEKICILPILACLLSLALCTAGLKWVFVDKIFEYEPLTHLDPKPIGQDPIIISVNPTLGITVSIPHSAPSTVSLTTTIAITPGHPEVFGKEKSTVGPFVPQSPQVTYPSVTLKYNAERSTLPKQNSNQQTTQDLEKLFQTISTTSTSTPTKTSSHIMRCSDRQKNYCVNGGECFTLEIMPGSTKFLCRCLAGFTGHRCEQAVLKKVSDPKQAEELYQKRILTITGICIALLVVGIMCVVAYCKTNKQRKKLRERLRQSQKKKRKNNSNPAVGSCTESSAAGRPSAAVPLQDLKIVNPCNGSMRQLVTEETETTFPTSKYATANQPTTLTNISSQRFASPMRSLSQLSPDPKTALSTPVSPPSEMSAPLSSLALSVPSVALSPSVEEECPLLLSKKSQQQLSSRLNDQKRSFSHYNHGLVAHSLPPSPALAAKNVAYGVTGDCGTDAASYSFLELPEKLMNRNCSTKSAACHVLHFTESSDSMLFSETDEPRGGDAPLRTADSSTALWDVESSRTNPASPSPVLLVKPYNPIAV, encoded by the exons ATGACTGAGGGAATGGAGGACTACTCTGCAGGACCGGCTCCATCTCCTGAAACGGCCTCCCCCACTGGCCCGCCTCCTGATAGTGGGCCAGTCCCAGAGGAGAAACCAGAGGAGACTGAGGCAGCTGGTGAGAGTGGGGATGAGGGTGTAAAGGGAATTACAGAGGAAGGCCGAGGTGATGGGGAGCATGACGGTGCTTTGGGAATTGTGCCTTTGCCTGCGACCTGCTGTGTGTGCATAGAGATGGAACAGATTAACCGTTGCCTCCACTCTGAAAAAATCTGCATTCTGCCCATCCTGGCCTGCCTTCTTAGTTTAGCTCTTTGCACTGCTGGACTTAAATGGGTCTTTGTGGATAAGATCTTTGAATATGAACCGCTCACCCACTTAGATCCTAAACCCATTGGCCAGGATCCCATCATTATATCGGTTAACCCCACGCTTGGAATCACCGTCTCTATTCCTCATTCTGCTCCCTCCACTGTCTCCCTGACCACTACCATCGCCATTACACCTGGACACCCAGAAGTTTTTGGGAAAGAGAAATCTACAGTCGGGCCATTTGTGCCTCAGTCTCCACAAGTGACATATCCTTCTGTGACCCTGAAGTACAATGCTGAACGTTCTACTCTTCCAAAGCAAAACTCCAACCAACAGACAACCCAGGACTTAGAAAAACTCTTTCAAACTATAT CTACCACCAGCACCTCCACTCCAACCAAGACTTCCAGCCACATCATGCGTTGCAGTGACAGGCAGAAGAACTACTGTGTTAATGGAGGAGAATGCTTCACACTTGAAATTATGCCTGGCAGTACAAAGTTTCTATGCAG GTGCTTGGCCGGATTCACTGGGCACCGATGTGAACAGGCTGTGCTTAAGAAAGTCTCAGACCCAAAAC AAGCCGAGGAGCTGTATCAAAAGCGCATTTTAACAATAACAGGGATCTGCATAGCACTCCTAGTTGTTGGAATCATGTGCGTGGTTGCCTACtgcaaaacaaa CAAGCAAAGGAAGAAACTACGTGAACGCCTGAGACAGagccagaagaagaagagaaagaacaaCTCAAATCCCGCTGTTGGCTCCTGTACGGAAAGCTCTGCGGCAGGACGTCCCAGTGCTGCTGTGCCTTTGCAGGATTTGAAGATTGTCAAC CCATGTAATGGTTCCATGAGGCAGCTTGTAAcagaggagacagaaacaactttTCCCACAAGCAAATATGCGACTGCTAATCAGCCCACCACACTCACCAACATCTCCAGCCAAAg aTTTGCCTCTCCCATGAGAAGCCTGTCCCAGCTGTCTCCGGACCCAAAGACAGCTCTGAGCACTCCTGTGTCTCCTCCATCAGAGATGTCTGCTCCATTGTCCAGCCTGGCCCTTTCTGTCCCCTCAGTGGCTCTAAGTCCCTCTGTTGAGGAGGAGTGCCCACTGCTGCTGTCAAagaagagccagcagcagctgtccTCAAGACTGAACGATCAGAAGAGAAGCTTCTCCCACTATAATCACGGCCTGGTAGCACACAGCTTACCTCCCAGCCCAGCCCTTGCTGCAAAGAATGTTGCGTACGGAGTCACGGGGGACTGTGGGACAGACGCTGCCAGCTACAGCTTTTTAGAATTACCAGAAAAACTAATGAATCGGAACTGCAGCACCAAAAGTGCTGCATGTCATGTACTGCATTTCACAGAGTCCAGTGACAGCATGCTATTCAGTGAAACAGACGAGCCTCGTGGAGGAGACGCGCCCCTCCGTACTGCAGACAGCAGCACAGCCCTTTGGGACGTGGAGAGCAGCAGGACTAACCCAGCATCACCAAGCCCTGTCCTGCTGGTTAAACCTTACAATCCCATTGCTGTGTAA